In a genomic window of Pedobacter sp. KBS0701:
- a CDS encoding SusD/RagB family nutrient-binding outer membrane lipoprotein produces the protein MKKTLYIVLFAAIAQMGCKKFSEFQVDPNKTTAATPDLLLNAIEQSAFQSTNLDVALASRQMINTDEITLNQYYGWSRGSYANYNNLRQVVKMEQAAINLNKPQYLPLVKFFKVWEFLQLTQTFGDIAYSEALKAEGDIVAPKYDKQEDIYLSILNELKSANGMIDVNTASLQGDIVFGGNIQQWKRAINSLSLRVLISLSVKENDSKFEIKKRFAEIVNNPTDYPLFTGNSDNAQLKFYDLQGNRYPYFNSNSMQTAYYMDETFINLLKSLQDSRLFRFADKAPKFASLAATDFKAYGGGNGSAPKDENTARTLAGEVSKINPRYYNSPANEASIALGYAEQQFILAEGVVKGWISGSANEYYQKGIRASMQFYTIDEATINAYLAQTTVQLNANANPLANIITQKYIASFMNSGWQPFFEQRRTGFPVFDTTGAGVLNNKRIPKRWMYPESELRLNQQNVTGAIARQYPEGDNIDGVMWLLKP, from the coding sequence ATGAAAAAGACATTATATATTGTATTATTTGCCGCAATCGCACAAATGGGCTGCAAAAAATTTAGCGAGTTCCAGGTAGACCCAAACAAAACCACTGCTGCAACACCCGATCTATTATTAAATGCCATTGAGCAAAGTGCCTTCCAGTCAACCAATCTTGATGTAGCACTTGCTTCCCGTCAAATGATAAATACAGATGAAATTACCTTAAACCAGTACTATGGCTGGAGCCGGGGCAGCTATGCTAATTATAATAATCTGCGCCAGGTAGTTAAGATGGAACAAGCTGCCATAAATCTGAACAAACCTCAGTATTTGCCTCTTGTGAAGTTTTTTAAGGTCTGGGAATTTTTACAATTAACCCAGACCTTCGGCGATATTGCTTACAGTGAGGCTTTAAAAGCAGAGGGAGATATTGTTGCACCAAAATATGACAAGCAGGAAGATATTTACCTGAGCATTTTAAATGAGCTGAAATCTGCCAACGGAATGATTGACGTAAATACAGCAAGTTTACAGGGTGACATTGTTTTCGGCGGAAACATACAACAGTGGAAACGCGCAATCAACTCACTTTCCTTAAGGGTATTAATCAGTTTATCGGTTAAGGAAAATGACTCCAAATTTGAAATCAAGAAACGTTTTGCCGAAATTGTAAACAATCCAACGGATTATCCACTGTTTACTGGAAACTCGGACAATGCCCAGCTTAAATTTTATGATCTCCAGGGAAACCGCTATCCATATTTCAATAGTAACAGTATGCAGACAGCATATTATATGGATGAAACTTTTATCAATTTGCTAAAATCGCTTCAGGATTCCCGTTTATTCCGCTTTGCCGATAAAGCACCAAAATTCGCATCGCTTGCCGCAACAGATTTTAAGGCTTACGGCGGAGGAAATGGTAGCGCACCAAAAGATGAGAATACGGCCCGTACGCTTGCGGGAGAAGTTTCTAAAATTAATCCTCGTTATTATAATAGCCCGGCAAATGAAGCAAGTATAGCATTGGGTTATGCTGAGCAACAGTTTATTCTTGCCGAAGGCGTTGTAAAAGGATGGATTTCCGGAAGCGCAAATGAGTATTATCAAAAAGGCATCAGGGCATCTATGCAGTTTTATACTATCGACGAGGCCACTATCAATGCTTATCTGGCGCAGACAACTGTCCAATTAAATGCTAATGCAAATCCTCTGGCGAACATCATTACCCAAAAATACATCGCATCTTTCATGAACAGCGGCTGGCAGCCATTTTTTGAGCAGAGAAGAACTGGTTTTCCGGTTTTTGATACTACAGGGGCCGGGGTGTTAAACAACAAACGCATTCCAAAACGTTGGATGTATCCGGAATCTGAATTACGATTAAATCAGCAGAATGTTACCGGGGCAATAGCAAGACAGTATCCTGAAGGCGACAACATTGATGGGGTAATGTGGTTGTTGAAACCATAA